Within Deltaproteobacteria bacterium, the genomic segment AGGGGTCCTGGATGATCTGGAGGTCCTGTGACAGGTTACTTGACGGACAAGCCCTGGCAGGCCCGGTTTTGGGCCAAGGTGGCGGTTCTGGAGGACCCAACCGCCTGCTGGGAGTGGCAAGCCTCGTGCCGGAGGAATGGCTACGGGCAAATCTGGTACCGAGGCAAGGTTCTCCTCTCGGCGCACCGGGTCGCCTATGAGATCACCTTCGGGCCGTTGCAGCGGGGGCTCGTCTTGCGGCACCAGTGCGACAACCCCCGCTGCTGCAACCCGAATCACCTTCTCGCCGGAGATCAGGCTGCCAACATGCGGGACCGGCGGGTGCGGGCTCGGGACTCGTTGTCCCCGACCCGGAAAGGAAACATCTCGCTGTAGGCTTGACTCTACGTAGAGTCTATGGTAGGTTGCAAGCGTGGACATCAAGTGTGCGTGGCAAGACTTCCGGGCCCTGTGTGGGAGGATCGGGGTCAACCCCAACAGAACTGCTGCACTCTGTCTTATCAAGTGGACATCAGCTACCCGGGACTCGCTGCTGCTGGAGGCAGTCCTGCGGGAAACCCAAACCCGGGTAGCTTACCTGGAGGAGATAATGCCCAGACCCAAGCGTGCAAAATCTTCGAAGGCCCCGGCGGCCGCCGTTGAAGTGGCTCAGATCCCTGAAGCCGCAGACCCTCTGGCCGGCCTGGATGGTCCGGTCGCCGACCCCCTCGGGGCTTTGGAGGACGGGCCGGAGGATACCACTCCGGTTTCCGGCCTGGACGGACTGGCCGAGGGTGTGACTCAGGAGGCCATCGAGGCGGCCATTCGGGGAGTTACCGGAGGAGGAACCTCGGGCTCGGATGCCGTGGTCGCGAAGGCCATCCTGGACCTGAAAACCATGCTCGAAAAGGTGGCCTCCACCCAGGAGGTACTGAACAACCGTCTGGTGGTGCTCTCCGAGATCACTCAGAAGGGGTTCGGGGATACCGCCCAGAGGATGGAAGCCCTGACCAACCAGTTCGTGCAGTCCATCTCCGCCGTACAGGCGGGAATTGGTGAGATCATGGACTTCCTGAACGAGGAGGGGGAAGAAGAGCCGGCCGCCCCGGCCCCCGTTGCTACCCCCGTTCCGACCAAGACCGCCCCGACGAAGGCGGCAAGCAATCCGATCCTGGACTGTTGCCTGGAGGCCCTGGTGCCCCGCAAGAAAGCGGCGTACGCGGCGGCTCCTGCCGTGTGGGAGGCCCTCTCCCAGGTCTGTGGGAAGGCAGGCATCCAGGCCACGTCGGAAGACGTTGAGGCGGCTTTCAATGCTGCCGGTCGGGTGAAGGATGGGAAGGTTCTCGTCATTCTCTGACCGACCCCGCGCCTCCACATGCTTCGGTGTGTGGGGGCGCACCTTCCCCTGGAGAGGTGCGAAATGGATTCCATCCCAGAAGTATGGGCCCAGGAAACAGCCCCGGTCCCGGAAGTGAACCAACCTCCGTCCCCGGAGTGTGTGCGGTGCGGGCTTTACGCCACCTGCAAGAGTCCGGCCATTTCTGTCCTGGAGGATTCCCGACTTCAGATCGGCGGGAAGTCGGTCAAGTCGTTTCCTCTCGTCATGGTGGTGGGGCCCGGAGTCAGCAAGGAGGAGGACGCCGGAGGGGGTTCCCTGGCGGGGGGCTTCATTTCAGAGATGTTGCTGGACTACCTCAACATCTTGGAGGCCCGCTGGGTTTACGTGCCCCTGGTGCGGTGCTTCTCGGAGAAGAAGCCGGGAGTGCGGCATGTGGACCTCTGCTCCTCTGCCTTCCTGTCCCGGGAGATCGAGGGGCGGGATCCCGCCATGATCGTGACTCTGGGGAAGGAAGCCCTGGAGAGGCTGTGGCCAGAGGACATGGGGAAGGCGCCGAGCATCTTCAAGGCCAGGACGATGCCTACCCAGTTGGCCTCGGGGAGGTGGTTGTTGGCGGCCTACGACCCCAACAGCCATCGACACTACCTGGAGTCGGACGGCAAGCGGGGTCAGGATTTGTCCACGGAATACCCGCAAACGTTTTCCCTAGTGGACCAGATCCTCTCCGGGAGCTACTCCCCGGAGCGACTGACCTGGGATCGCATTCAGACCCAGGATGAACTCGAAGAGTTGCTGAAGGAGTGGAGGAACCATTCAGTTCAGCAGGTGTGCATCGACATGGAGGACGACACCTTCTGCGGGCACAGCCAGGGATGGCGCCCGTACAAGGACCCCCATCCCGGCCTGCCGGGGAAGTACACCCGCTGGCATCCGGACAACCGCCTCCTGGACTTCGGAGCGTGTGCCTTGCTGGGGCACACCGAGGCGGGCAAGCCGATCCTGAAGAACTACGCAATCAACGTTGCCCTGCTGCAAGGTCGGCCCGGACAGCCGAACCAGAACGTGACACGCCTCCTTCAGGGGAAGACCCTGATCGGGTGGAACATCAAGGTTGAGGTCCAGGATCTCTGGCTCTTCACCGGCTATGACATGATCGACCCCGCGAACGGGAACACCCTGGAAGACGGGATGATCATGCGGGCGTTGCGGGATCAGAGCCTGATCCACAATGGCCTGAAGCCTACGGCTCAGGAACTCTATTCCTGCCCCGACTGGTCCCACAAAATCTGGCAGGAACTCCACGAGGCGAAGAACCACCATGGTACGTCCTCGATGGGGGACTGCAATCCCCTTACCCGGGAGGAGTACAACATCGGGGACGTGTACTGGAACATGAGGCTGTTCCTGGAGAAGTTACCTGATACCGATTATTCCCGGATGGCCTATCGGGAATTGATCGATGGGCTTCCCTTCGTGGTGGAGATGGAGCGGGTAGGACTTCCGTTCCGGGTGGACATTGCGGAAGCAGTGCTGTCCGTCTACGAAGGGAAGATCGAGGAGCATGAGAAGGAGTTCCGAGCCCTACCCGAGTTCTTGGATGCCTGCACCGAAGCGGACCTGGATCCGGAAGACTGGACCCCGAAGAAGAAGAAGTGGTGGGAGGCGTTCTTGGGGATCTTCGGGTTGACGACCCAGGTCGGAACAACTGCTACCGGGAAGCTCTCCCAGGACGCGGATACGGTTCGGCATCTCGCCGGGGAGGGGGATGAAACCGGAGTCGGGGTGGTTCCCTGGAACCAGAAGACTCGGGCCGAAAAGGTGTTCACGATCCTGCACCGTCTGACCAAGTACCGTGACGACGTAAACAAATATCGGTACTATCTGGATTACGTTATTCCCGCTTATCCCGGAGCGGACATTCGGACGCAGGGGAGGATCCATCCGGACTACTTCATCATCAAAGCCGAGACCGAGAACCTGGGAAACAACACGAACACCCAGGAAACCGGGGGGGCCATGTCCGGACGTTTCTCCCGGACCCCGCCGCAGAATGCCAACAACAATCCGATCTTCTTGTCCCCGTATGTTGAAGAGTCGGGCTGGGGGATTCTGGAAGTGGACTATTCACAGGCCGAGATGGTCTGGATCGCCGAGAACTGCAAGGATGCGCTGCTGTCCAAATGGGTCGAGGAGGGGGCCAACCTCCACCTTCGGAAGGGGGCCATGCTGTTCTCCTACCAAACGGGCCGACCGGAGGAAGAGTTCTGGGTCTGGAGGTCGGAAGCCGACTGCAAGACGATGGACGAGGTTCATCCGGAGCAGAAGCCGTGGCGGCGGGCGGGGAAGACGGACAACTTCGCCTTCGCGTTCCTCCAGGAGCCGGAAACCATCGCTCGGACCCTGGGAATCACCGTGGAGGAGGCGTACGAAATCGGAAAGGCCTCGGACGCCCTGCACCCCAACATCAGGGCCAAGAAGATCGAGGTCTACGAAGCCCTGAATCGAGGTGAGATGGTGTACACCCACCTCTATTTGCGCCCTCGGTCGTGTCCCATGTGGGTGCCGTCGTCAATGTCCGGCGAGGTGTTCTTCTCCTGGGATCCGTCCGTGAGGAACAAGCGGAATTCCCTCAACGTGAAGCTGTTCAAGAGCATCTGGAACACCGTGGTAGCCCAGGCCGACTCCTCGGATTGCACCTTCCACATGGGGAAGAGGACTTGGCGTCGGATCCTCCAAGACGGAATTCTGGACCCCAATCTGTGTCGGCCGATGGAGTTCGTGCACGACGCCGTGAAGTGGAAGGTCCGGGAGGACTATGTTTCCACTGCGGCCCCGGTGCTCGTCCGCGAGATGGAGGCCCTGTCGGGGAACCTCCCGATCCCGTTCTCGCTGCCCTTGAGGGCCAAAGCCGAGTTCGGGCCAAGCATGGGTAGAAAGGAGAAGATCCACCTGTGAAGTGCTCGACGAAGCTGATCAACGGACGCCCATGCCCCCGGGAAGCCACGGAAGGGAAGGAGCTTTGCTCCTTCCACGACAGGAAGGGGAAACTCACCTACATAGCCTGGGAGGGGGACTTCCGCCCCCTGCTGCGGGGCCTGGACATCTACCTCCGGGACATCGTTGCCAACCTGCGGAGGATCCGGAGCGAGAGGAACATCAACAAGTACTCCGGGGGTGCGGAGTTCCCGAATGCCCTGGTGGCCTCGGAGACGCTGTTGGAGCGCCTCCAGGAGGTGCAGGACAGCATCGACCTGTGGAGGGAGACCCTCTGATGGCGAAGATCCTGGTTCCGGTGTCTGTTACTCAGGCGATTTACAACGCGGACATGGGCGAATGGAACGGAACCCTTCTGATCGGGATCCGGGCGGGAACCCCTGATTCGGGGTCGCCCTGGAGGAAAGACC encodes:
- a CDS encoding HNH endonuclease, whose product is MTGYLTDKPWQARFWAKVAVLEDPTACWEWQASCRRNGYGQIWYRGKVLLSAHRVAYEITFGPLQRGLVLRHQCDNPRCCNPNHLLAGDQAANMRDRRVRARDSLSPTRKGNISL